Proteins co-encoded in one Kutzneria chonburiensis genomic window:
- a CDS encoding lysozyme: MVNPGRLAVLCSALVLAATGAAAANAAPTAASDNDHEMGSQIALVEGRAMPAAQPLTAQVAQTSGMDVSSHQGNIDWKAVAGKGGKFAYIKATEATTYTNPFFAQQYNGSYGAGLLHGAYHFAVPNQSGGTAQADYFVNHGGAWSRDGMTLPPALDIEYNPYGATCYGLSQAAMVAWVRDFSSRVLARTKRFPTIFTSTKWWAQCTGNNGGFGADNPLWIPFYGSSVGALPAGWGFLTIWQYADKGTFPGDQDRFNGAYDRLKALANG, encoded by the coding sequence ATGGTCAACCCCGGTCGGCTGGCGGTTCTGTGCTCGGCGCTCGTACTGGCGGCGACCGGCGCGGCCGCCGCGAACGCCGCACCAACCGCCGCTTCCGACAACGACCACGAGATGGGTTCGCAGATCGCGCTGGTGGAGGGCCGGGCCATGCCGGCGGCCCAACCGCTGACCGCCCAGGTCGCGCAGACCTCCGGTATGGACGTCAGCAGCCACCAGGGCAACATCGACTGGAAGGCGGTGGCCGGCAAGGGCGGCAAGTTCGCCTATATCAAGGCGACCGAGGCCACGACGTACACCAACCCGTTCTTCGCCCAGCAGTACAACGGGTCCTACGGTGCCGGCCTGCTGCACGGGGCCTATCACTTCGCGGTGCCCAACCAGTCCGGCGGCACGGCCCAGGCCGACTACTTCGTCAATCACGGCGGCGCGTGGTCGCGCGACGGCATGACGCTGCCGCCGGCGCTGGACATCGAGTACAACCCTTACGGCGCAACCTGTTACGGGCTCAGTCAGGCCGCGATGGTGGCGTGGGTGCGTGACTTCAGCAGCCGGGTGCTGGCCAGGACCAAGCGGTTCCCGACCATCTTCACCAGCACCAAGTGGTGGGCGCAGTGCACCGGCAACAACGGTGGCTTCGGCGCGGACAATCCACTGTGGATCCCGTTCTACGGCAGCTCGGTCGGCGCGCTGCCGGCCGGCTGGGGCTTCCTGACCATCTGGCAGTACGCCGACAAGGGCACGTTCCCCGGCGACCAGGACCGGTTCAACGGCGCGTACGACCGGCTCAAGGCGCTGGCCAACGGCTGA